Proteins encoded together in one Triticum dicoccoides isolate Atlit2015 ecotype Zavitan chromosome 7B, WEW_v2.0, whole genome shotgun sequence window:
- the LOC119337737 gene encoding uncharacterized protein LOC119337737, which translates to MEADRVFAGAIRKIQSRRSQIDRRRTRLDQERQRLLDKQSELRGRTEKGVAIGASGNLEARRIKSELQDLEKKYTRLNHEEADLRREERDIDLHLGACPAGHTPSSSRETRSTGSATHVRQSVLYSVRRGPRGRKGRPVEEHTGEVSSSELEHTSTDVSQFDALPLNTTSPTLKSADRPTGSKTHVRQSVLYSVRRGPRGRKGRLVDEHTHEVSSSELEHTSTDLSQFDALPLISPPPTLQSADRVEEHSTKARSCEPGGTSADLSKLRAFR; encoded by the exons ATGGAAGCCGACCGCGTTTTCGCCGGAGCCATCCGGAAAATCCAGTCGCGCCGAAGCCAAATCGACCGCCGACGGACCCGTCTTGATCAAGAGCGCCAGCGTCTCTTGGATAAGCAATCGGAGCTCCGCGGCCGTACCGAAAAGGGTGTAGCCATAGGAGCCTCGGGCAATCTTGAAGCTCGACGTATCAAGAGCGAACTCCAAGATCTCGAGAAAAAGTACACCCGTCTCAACCACGAGGAGGCAGATCTCCGCAGGGAAGAGCGCGACATCGACCTCCACCTCGGCGCTTGTCCCGCCGGCCATACACCGTCCTCTTCGCGTGAAACTAG GTCAACTGGATCTGCAACTCATGTGCGGCAGAGTGTTTTGTATTCGGTCCGAAGGGGACCTCGAGGCAGAAAAGGACGACC GGTGGAGGAGCATACCGGTGAGGTGAGCAGCAGTGAGCTTGAACATACAAGTACAGACGTGTCACAGTTCGATGCCCTGCCGCTGAATACCACATCTCCTACACTTAAATCAGCTGATAG GCCAACTGGATCTAAAACTCATGTGCGACAGAGTGTTCTGTATTCAGTCCGAAGGGGACCTCGAGGCAGAAAAGGACGACT GGTGGATGAGCATACCCATGAGGTGAGCAGCAGTGAGCTTGAACATACAAGTACAGACCTGTCTCAGTTCGACGCCCTGCCGCTGATTAGCCCACCTCCTACACTTCAATCAGCTGATAG GGTTGAGGAACATTCTACCAAGGCGAGAAGCTGTGAGCCTGGCGGTACAAGTGCGGACCTGTCAAAGTTGAGGGCATTTCGCTGA